A DNA window from Streptomyces sp. CA-278952 contains the following coding sequences:
- the lspA gene encoding signal peptidase II — protein sequence MSELRNRHFGLIATLAAVALIADLITKQIALAHFSLAEPVSTLGGFLKFTRVSNSGAAFSLGEDTTWLFSTAKLVVIIVILWISRRVRVPIWAVIFGLVVGGASGNLVDRVFRPPSPFQGEVIDWIQLPNWPVFNIADMAVVCGGALAVWASFRGINLDGSIETKPAEEEKKG from the coding sequence GTGAGTGAATTGAGGAATCGACATTTTGGCCTCATTGCTACCTTGGCGGCAGTAGCGCTCATTGCGGATCTGATCACCAAGCAGATCGCTTTGGCGCATTTCTCCCTCGCGGAGCCGGTAAGCACCCTCGGTGGGTTCCTGAAGTTCACCCGAGTTTCCAACTCGGGGGCCGCCTTCTCCCTCGGTGAAGACACGACATGGCTGTTCAGTACAGCCAAACTCGTCGTCATCATCGTTATTCTCTGGATTTCCCGCCGCGTACGTGTCCCCATCTGGGCCGTGATCTTCGGTCTTGTGGTAGGTGGCGCGTCCGGAAACCTGGTGGACCGCGTATTCCGCCCGCCGTCCCCCTTCCAGGGCGAAGTCATCGACTGGATCCAGCTTCCCAACTGGCCCGTTTTCAACATCGCCGACATGGCCGTGGTCTGCGGTGGCGCGCTGGCGGTATGGGCCAGCTTCCGCGGTATCAACCTGGACGGCTCGATCGAGACGAAGCCGGCCGAGGAGGAGAAAAAGGGCTGA
- a CDS encoding non-ribosomal peptide synthetase, giving the protein MRAAGPVDEEEAQRRLVRAVADRLGPRAPRLWTLRPGVGSRDPAGAERVRAEAGRPVGPAGPPLRVVLVQYTDQVADLVFVAVRDRVPRKSLEQLAAQLLDGPDRAAGLPFGPLPAPTPPTRTAGDRPAPEWGLGTPVRSGVFHRVPFRLPAPGPAVQGAGSRRGEALAVAAVSLALAHYGGRPEVRLDVTSALAFPGEPVSRVLAVNEDDTVAAHLDNCRTDRTGSTDVGVETSIGADPAAVEHAGVHLFLGPARPGVRYLPFLAPPEPIALQVEEQPDGTATGMCWFDEGNIAPEVGAMFAERIGHFAEQLAQLPGSGTLSAMSLLNAAEVTEVLRLGGLGSVVAPPPPGAAATIHGRISAMARESPDSVAITDDSTQLTYQQVEECADAMANGLAALGARSGRVGVCLDRDARLVISLLAVLKAGCAYVPMDSRYPQERLRHTATDAGVKVVIGDPDRFPRLDGVRVISPKELEGLGTGRSAQGSARESGCPGTDTDAADEGTSTAYVIYTSGSTGRPKGVVVPHRNVLALVDATAPDLGFDHTDVWTLFHSSAFDFSVWEIWGALLTGGRLVVVPYWVTRAPDEFHELLAAERVTVLSQTPSAFRQLVEADRQSAAAGELTLRLVVFGGEPLDVVLLAPWFTRYSPSRCRLVNMFGITETTVHVTAQTVTPADVITHSRSVGRALPGWAVSIRDPRGRVLPPGAAGEIHVTGAGVADRYLGRPDLTAQRFVDDPVTGERMYRSGDRGRLRPDGRLDHLGRLDSQVKVRGHRIELDEIRSVLLAEPGIEAVAALVHQETPGDAASSRIDAYAVFGAAGTVEEAFKAARRVLPDYMVPATITPVQELPLTLNGKLDTAALPAPQLIPRTRPAPSGEGPDAGDALAETILRVWTDLLGVPVRTGDNFFELGGNSLLVVRVLSELRSLGLPKVSARQFYSNSAAGPFIDLVRRLVEETTSAGGTPGPA; this is encoded by the coding sequence GTGCGCGCCGCCGGGCCGGTCGACGAGGAAGAGGCACAGAGGCGGCTCGTACGGGCGGTCGCGGACCGCCTCGGACCGCGCGCGCCACGCCTCTGGACACTCCGGCCGGGCGTCGGCTCCCGTGACCCCGCAGGCGCGGAGCGGGTGCGCGCCGAAGCCGGGCGGCCCGTTGGCCCGGCCGGGCCACCGCTGCGGGTCGTTCTCGTCCAGTACACCGACCAGGTCGCCGACCTGGTGTTCGTGGCGGTCCGTGACCGGGTGCCCCGTAAGTCGCTGGAGCAGCTGGCCGCACAGCTGCTGGACGGTCCGGACCGGGCGGCCGGGTTGCCCTTCGGCCCGCTGCCCGCGCCGACGCCTCCCACGCGGACCGCCGGCGACCGGCCTGCCCCGGAGTGGGGGCTCGGTACGCCCGTCAGGTCGGGCGTCTTCCACCGCGTACCGTTCCGCCTTCCCGCCCCGGGCCCCGCTGTGCAAGGGGCCGGCTCCCGCCGCGGCGAGGCCCTCGCCGTCGCGGCGGTCTCGCTCGCACTGGCCCACTACGGCGGCCGGCCGGAGGTACGTCTCGACGTCACCTCGGCACTCGCGTTCCCCGGCGAGCCGGTCAGCCGTGTCCTCGCGGTGAACGAGGACGACACCGTCGCCGCCCATCTCGACAACTGCCGCACGGACAGGACCGGTTCGACCGATGTCGGCGTCGAAACCAGCATCGGTGCCGACCCGGCGGCGGTCGAGCACGCTGGAGTCCACCTCTTCCTGGGCCCGGCCCGGCCCGGTGTCCGTTATCTTCCGTTCCTGGCTCCACCCGAGCCGATTGCGCTGCAGGTGGAGGAGCAGCCGGACGGTACGGCCACCGGCATGTGCTGGTTCGACGAAGGAAACATCGCCCCGGAGGTCGGGGCGATGTTCGCGGAGCGCATCGGACATTTCGCCGAACAGCTCGCACAACTGCCGGGGAGCGGGACGCTGTCCGCGATGAGCCTGCTGAACGCCGCTGAGGTCACCGAGGTCCTGCGCCTCGGAGGGCTCGGCTCGGTCGTCGCTCCGCCCCCACCCGGCGCCGCTGCCACGATCCACGGACGGATCTCCGCGATGGCCCGCGAGAGTCCCGACTCCGTCGCGATCACCGACGACTCGACGCAGCTGACCTACCAACAGGTGGAAGAGTGTGCCGACGCGATGGCCAACGGGCTCGCCGCGCTCGGTGCTCGCTCCGGGAGGGTGGGTGTGTGTCTGGACCGCGACGCCAGGCTCGTGATCTCCTTGCTGGCCGTACTCAAGGCAGGCTGCGCCTATGTCCCGATGGACAGTCGCTACCCGCAGGAGCGCCTGCGCCATACGGCGACCGATGCCGGAGTGAAGGTGGTCATCGGTGACCCGGACCGCTTCCCCCGGCTCGACGGCGTGCGCGTCATCAGCCCGAAGGAGCTGGAAGGGCTCGGTACCGGCCGGTCAGCGCAGGGATCTGCCCGGGAGAGCGGCTGCCCCGGCACGGACACGGACGCGGCCGACGAGGGCACGTCAACCGCCTACGTGATCTACACGTCCGGTTCCACCGGTCGCCCCAAGGGGGTCGTGGTTCCGCACCGCAACGTCCTCGCACTCGTGGACGCCACCGCGCCGGATCTGGGATTCGACCACACCGACGTGTGGACGTTGTTCCATTCGAGCGCCTTCGACTTCTCGGTGTGGGAGATATGGGGCGCCCTGCTCACCGGCGGCCGACTGGTCGTCGTCCCCTACTGGGTCACCCGCGCGCCCGACGAGTTCCACGAGCTGCTGGCGGCCGAGCGGGTCACGGTGCTGAGTCAGACTCCCTCGGCGTTCCGCCAGCTCGTCGAGGCGGACCGGCAGTCAGCAGCAGCCGGAGAGCTGACACTGCGACTGGTCGTCTTTGGCGGCGAGCCGCTGGACGTGGTGCTGCTCGCGCCGTGGTTCACACGGTATTCGCCGAGTCGGTGCCGTCTGGTGAACATGTTCGGCATCACCGAGACCACCGTCCACGTCACCGCGCAGACCGTCACGCCGGCGGACGTCATCACACACTCCCGGTCGGTCGGCCGGGCACTGCCCGGGTGGGCGGTGTCGATCCGCGACCCCCGGGGCAGGGTGCTGCCCCCCGGCGCGGCGGGAGAGATCCATGTCACTGGCGCCGGGGTCGCGGACCGATATCTGGGCCGCCCCGACCTGACGGCCCAGCGCTTCGTCGACGACCCCGTCACGGGGGAACGCATGTATCGCAGCGGAGACCGGGGGCGGTTGAGGCCGGACGGGCGACTCGACCATCTCGGACGTCTCGACAGCCAGGTGAAGGTGCGCGGGCACCGCATCGAGCTGGACGAGATCCGATCCGTGCTGCTCGCCGAGCCGGGCATCGAGGCGGTGGCCGCCCTTGTCCACCAGGAGACGCCAGGAGATGCTGCGAGCTCCCGGATCGACGCCTATGCGGTGTTCGGTGCGGCGGGCACGGTCGAGGAGGCGTTCAAGGCAGCCCGACGGGTGTTGCCCGACTACATGGTGCCAGCCACGATCACCCCGGTCCAGGAACTCCCGTTGACACTGAATGGCAAGCTCGACACTGCCGCACTGCCCGCGCCTCAGCTCATTCCTCGGACGCGCCCGGCGCCAAGCGGCGAGGGGCCTGACGCGGGTGACGCGCTCGCGGAGACGATTCTGCGGGTGTGGACGGATCTCCTGGGCGTTCCGGTGCGGACGGGTGACAACTTCTTCGAACTCGGCGGCAACTCGCTGCTCGTGGTGCGCGTGCTCTCCGAGCTTCGCTCCCTGGGCCTGCCCAAGGTGTCGGCACGTCAGTTCTACAGCAACTCCGCCGCCGGGCCGTTCATCGACCTGGTCCGGAGACTGGTCGAGGAGACTACGTCGGCGGGTGGCACCCCTGGGCCGGCCTGA
- a CDS encoding mycofactocin-coupled SDR family oxidoreductase — translation MLLQGKTAVVTGAARGLGRACAVRFAQEGADLFLLDIAENLPGVPYPLGSADQLAETAALCEKHGVAVTTAAADLRDPVAVTESAHEALDRFGTVQILVNNAGIATPSGKSVHEITEAEWALMLDVDLSGAWRTMKSFLPPMVEQRAGSIINVSSTAGMVGYRHFAGYVAAKHGLIGLTKAAALDYAPFGVRVNALCPGSVRDDPVVEGRMLSEIARSLEVPVGEHEEVFVRDQPMNALIEPGDVAGAALWLAGDDSRQVTGTTLTVDGGFSAR, via the coding sequence GTGTTGCTCCAGGGGAAGACAGCTGTCGTCACCGGTGCGGCCCGCGGGCTGGGCCGGGCCTGCGCGGTGCGCTTCGCACAGGAGGGAGCCGATCTATTTCTGCTCGACATCGCGGAGAACCTGCCGGGCGTGCCCTACCCACTCGGCTCGGCGGACCAGCTCGCCGAGACCGCGGCGCTCTGCGAGAAGCACGGTGTCGCTGTCACCACAGCGGCAGCCGATCTGCGTGACCCGGTGGCCGTGACCGAATCGGCGCACGAGGCACTCGACCGTTTCGGGACGGTTCAGATCCTCGTGAACAACGCCGGTATCGCCACACCCTCCGGCAAGAGCGTCCATGAGATCACCGAAGCGGAATGGGCTCTCATGCTCGACGTCGACCTGTCGGGCGCCTGGCGGACGATGAAGTCGTTCCTCCCCCCTATGGTCGAGCAGCGGGCAGGCAGCATCATCAACGTCTCATCGACCGCGGGGATGGTCGGTTACCGGCACTTCGCCGGGTACGTCGCCGCCAAGCACGGCCTCATCGGCCTGACAAAGGCCGCCGCGCTGGACTACGCGCCTTTCGGTGTGCGCGTCAACGCCCTGTGCCCCGGTTCTGTGCGCGACGACCCCGTCGTGGAGGGCCGCATGCTCTCGGAGATCGCGCGGTCCCTGGAAGTGCCGGTCGGAGAGCACGAGGAGGTGTTCGTCCGGGACCAGCCCATGAACGCGCTCATCGAACCGGGGGATGTCGCGGGCGCCGCCCTCTGGCTCGCCGGAGACGACTCCCGGCAGGTCACCGGGACGACCCTCACCGTGGACGGCGGTTTCAGCGCCCGCTGA
- a CDS encoding thioesterase II family protein, translating into MSESSFSLVCLPYAGSGAGFYRPWNSRREHGIQVVPLQLPGREELFLDEPYEDAVQAAQALAPQVVERVGRQAPFGLFGHSLGAVLAFELARELERLGGTGLSHLFVSGSPGPWDGRAERATGMDDEKFIGLVGTLAGYRHEAFDDPDLREILLPLLRADVAMHENYKPASKEPLSVPVTSLRGADDELVSCTEAQGWRAATTSAFTYREVPGGHMYLVDSPESVLATVAAESSGAQSTPDPLVG; encoded by the coding sequence ATGTCGGAAAGCTCGTTCTCACTGGTGTGCCTGCCCTACGCGGGCAGCGGCGCCGGCTTTTACCGCCCATGGAATTCTCGGCGCGAGCACGGAATCCAGGTGGTGCCACTGCAACTGCCCGGACGTGAAGAGCTCTTCCTCGACGAGCCCTACGAGGACGCCGTGCAGGCCGCTCAAGCGCTGGCGCCACAGGTGGTCGAACGCGTGGGCCGACAGGCGCCCTTCGGTCTGTTCGGTCACAGTCTCGGCGCCGTGCTCGCCTTCGAGCTGGCACGCGAACTGGAACGCCTGGGCGGCACCGGGCTGAGCCATCTCTTCGTCAGCGGTTCCCCCGGGCCATGGGACGGCCGGGCCGAACGGGCCACCGGAATGGACGACGAGAAGTTCATCGGCCTCGTGGGCACCCTCGCAGGTTACCGACACGAGGCCTTCGACGATCCGGACCTGCGCGAGATACTCCTACCGCTGCTCCGGGCTGACGTGGCGATGCACGAGAACTACAAGCCCGCCTCGAAGGAGCCGCTGTCCGTGCCGGTGACCTCACTGCGGGGAGCGGACGACGAGCTCGTCTCCTGCACGGAGGCTCAGGGCTGGCGTGCGGCCACCACCAGCGCCTTCACCTATCGCGAGGTGCCCGGCGGCCACATGTATCTCGTGGATTCTCCGGAAAGCGTCCTCGCCACCGTCGCCGCGGAGTCGAGCGGTGCGCAGTCCACCCCCGACCCGCTCGTCGGCTGA
- a CDS encoding LuxR C-terminal-related transcriptional regulator — MVVGDEPITCAGLESIASRDAHIAIIPPTSAVRKDLDEVPECPQVIILATPRSAQDLIASVRRFRERYARNTRLPKFLVFSQRDDPESVAAALDAGVSGYLTQTGPLEGLAHVIRIVADGGTVFSPPVATRLWAAGPDMRASLAPRGLEGFTSRELEILELIASGIGNNGIAKRLSLAEKTVRNYVSRIFTKLDVRDRAAAVARARDVGIGGRLTAMRSVSCSAPRRIHA; from the coding sequence ATGGTTGTCGGAGACGAGCCTATAACTTGCGCCGGGTTGGAATCAATCGCCAGCCGTGATGCGCACATCGCAATCATTCCTCCCACTTCTGCAGTGCGTAAGGACCTCGATGAAGTGCCCGAATGTCCCCAGGTTATTATTCTGGCGACTCCGCGATCTGCGCAGGATTTGATCGCAAGTGTTAGACGATTCCGAGAACGATATGCTCGCAACACGAGGCTCCCCAAGTTCCTCGTCTTCTCACAACGGGACGATCCCGAGTCCGTTGCCGCAGCCTTGGATGCGGGTGTGAGCGGCTATTTGACACAGACGGGACCACTGGAGGGTCTCGCTCACGTCATTCGAATAGTCGCCGATGGGGGCACCGTCTTCAGCCCTCCGGTAGCGACAAGGCTCTGGGCAGCCGGTCCTGACATGCGAGCCAGCCTCGCGCCAAGAGGGCTCGAAGGTTTCACTTCCCGGGAACTCGAGATTCTGGAACTCATTGCGAGCGGCATAGGAAATAACGGGATAGCGAAACGCCTTTCTCTCGCCGAGAAGACAGTCAGGAACTATGTTTCCCGGATCTTCACGAAACTTGACGTCCGTGACCGAGCTGCAGCAGTGGCCCGGGCGCGTGACGTGGGGATCGGCGGGCGCCTCACGGCCATGCGATCAGTCAGCTGCAGTGCGCCTCGACGTATCCATGCATGA
- a CDS encoding sensor histidine kinase: MTGTSRWYRGLPDALTAIGFALFPQVAVVQEAFSGGTGEGAVWAVALSAALPLTVRRLWPVPVFGVVFAAACWGLSTGAGPVGFPAAAWALYAVAAAQGRPRLPAVLVGGICLAGAAVLTLAGGRGFAGSAVVTHTVSALLLLGVAWAAGTTVRERREGVRREVVAAAERAKIEERLRIARDIHDVVSHSVGLIAVKASIANHVLSTRPDEAKKALAAIEEVSRGALRDLRSTLTVLREDDAHGRTGDDSLRPARGLADVPDLVRSAEEAGVRVVLDSRCTGAVTEGVALSVFRIVQEALANVVRHAAPTRCRMTLVTEDGVLRVEIVDEGPLPSGAAPAVGRGAGPASGAGMGLVGMAERVAAHGGTLHTGPTVHGGFEVRATLPC, from the coding sequence ATGACTGGGACATCACGGTGGTACCGGGGTCTGCCCGACGCGCTGACAGCTATCGGATTCGCACTCTTTCCACAGGTCGCGGTGGTGCAGGAGGCTTTCTCGGGGGGGACGGGCGAAGGGGCGGTGTGGGCGGTGGCCCTCTCCGCGGCGCTGCCGCTTACGGTCCGTCGACTGTGGCCGGTGCCGGTGTTCGGCGTGGTCTTCGCCGCTGCTTGCTGGGGTTTGTCCACGGGGGCCGGGCCGGTCGGGTTTCCCGCGGCGGCGTGGGCGTTGTACGCAGTGGCAGCGGCACAAGGCCGTCCGCGGCTGCCGGCTGTCCTCGTCGGAGGGATATGCCTGGCCGGCGCAGCCGTGTTGACGCTGGCGGGAGGTCGCGGATTCGCCGGTAGTGCGGTGGTGACGCACACGGTGTCCGCACTTCTGCTGCTCGGCGTCGCCTGGGCGGCGGGGACGACGGTGCGCGAGCGGCGGGAGGGCGTTCGCCGGGAGGTCGTGGCGGCGGCGGAGCGGGCCAAGATCGAGGAACGGCTGCGAATCGCCCGGGACATCCACGACGTGGTCTCGCACAGTGTGGGGCTGATCGCGGTCAAGGCATCGATCGCCAACCATGTGCTTTCCACGCGCCCGGATGAGGCGAAGAAGGCATTGGCGGCGATCGAGGAGGTGAGCCGCGGGGCGCTGCGCGACCTGCGGTCCACGCTGACGGTGCTGCGCGAGGACGACGCGCATGGCCGGACCGGCGACGACTCGCTTCGGCCGGCGCGGGGCTTGGCCGATGTTCCCGACCTCGTACGGTCGGCGGAGGAGGCAGGTGTGAGGGTGGTCCTCGACTCCCGGTGCACAGGGGCGGTCACCGAGGGGGTGGCACTGTCCGTGTTCCGGATCGTCCAGGAGGCGTTGGCCAACGTGGTGCGGCACGCTGCCCCGACCCGGTGCCGGATGACACTGGTGACGGAGGACGGGGTCCTGCGGGTCGAGATCGTTGACGAGGGGCCATTGCCGTCGGGCGCCGCGCCGGCAGTCGGCCGGGGCGCTGGGCCCGCATCCGGAGCCGGGATGGGCTTGGTCGGTATGGCTGAGAGAGTCGCGGCCCACGGCGGCACGCTGCACACCGGGCCCACCGTGCACGGCGGCTTCGAGGTGCGGGCCACGCTGCCGTGCTGA
- a CDS encoding ABC transporter ATP-binding protein — protein MIEIRKLTKRYGSRTAVDDLTFTVRPGAVTGFLGPNGAGKSTTMRMLFGLTRPDAGAALINGHPYPDLAFPARRVGALLETSAPHRGLTAAGHLSWIARSNGIPRGRVSEVLDQVGLADVARRRIGGFSLGMAQRLGLAAALLGDPEILVLDEPVNGLDAEGIRWLRRLLRARAEAGGTVLVSSHLMTEMSLVADHLIVVHQGRLLVDTGMTDFIRLHGRPHLRVHASDINRLASTLTDHGATVQVTHDGGIEVRGITEAEISRLATEGGHGTARLGAADGSLEETFLELIDQHSTGRQTGPETRNSRV, from the coding sequence GTGATTGAGATTCGGAAACTGACCAAGCGGTACGGGTCGCGCACTGCCGTGGACGACCTCACCTTCACCGTACGGCCGGGCGCGGTTACAGGCTTCCTCGGACCGAACGGCGCGGGCAAGTCGACCACGATGCGGATGCTGTTCGGCCTCACACGACCGGACGCGGGTGCAGCCCTTATCAACGGCCACCCTTATCCGGACCTCGCCTTCCCGGCCCGGCGCGTGGGCGCGCTCCTGGAGACATCGGCCCCTCATCGTGGGCTGACCGCAGCCGGTCACCTCAGCTGGATCGCCAGAAGCAACGGCATTCCGCGCGGCAGAGTGAGCGAGGTACTGGACCAGGTCGGTCTGGCTGACGTCGCCCGCCGCCGTATCGGAGGCTTCTCCCTCGGTATGGCCCAACGCCTGGGCCTGGCCGCCGCGTTGCTCGGCGACCCGGAGATCCTCGTCCTGGACGAGCCGGTCAACGGCCTGGACGCGGAAGGCATCCGATGGCTGCGCCGACTGCTGCGGGCACGGGCCGAGGCAGGCGGCACCGTCTTGGTCTCCAGCCATCTGATGACGGAGATGTCGCTGGTCGCCGACCATCTGATTGTCGTCCACCAGGGCCGGCTGCTGGTAGACACCGGGATGACCGACTTCATCCGGCTGCACGGCCGCCCACACCTGCGGGTCCACGCGTCCGACATCAACCGGCTCGCCTCCACCCTGACGGACCACGGGGCCACCGTGCAGGTCACCCATGACGGAGGCATCGAGGTCCGAGGGATCACAGAAGCCGAGATCAGCCGCCTGGCCACCGAGGGCGGGCATGGAACGGCCCGGCTGGGGGCGGCGGACGGATCACTGGAGGAGACCTTTCTGGAACTCATCGACCAGCACAGCACCGGCCGCCAGACCGGTCCGGAGACGAGGAACAGTCGTGTCTGA
- a CDS encoding ABC transporter permease: MSETTAALGAEFSKLRSIRSTLITLLAFAPVTLLLAVLGGWSARGAIDSDNPALRSDFTPEQAGFDGILYGQLALVVFGVLAVTSEYSSGMMRVSLLAVPKRGRLYAAKMAMTAAAAAAVAVPVTVLSYLLTQSALGPHGSSLTADGVPAALAGSSAYLTLMCLFAAGIATAARNAVVPLIILVPMLLAGTHILSIIGATKEIVRYFPDKAGSELLTVGSGDTVFGLVVLAAWTVAALGAGYLRHRRWDG; this comes from the coding sequence GTGTCTGAGACGACAGCGGCCCTGGGGGCCGAGTTCAGCAAGCTGCGCAGCATTCGTTCGACCTTGATCACGCTCCTCGCCTTCGCACCGGTCACTCTCCTTCTCGCTGTGCTCGGCGGGTGGTCCGCGAGGGGGGCCATCGACTCCGACAATCCCGCTCTGCGCTCCGACTTCACGCCCGAGCAGGCAGGCTTCGACGGCATCCTTTACGGTCAGCTCGCCCTCGTCGTCTTCGGCGTCCTGGCCGTCACCAGCGAGTACAGCTCCGGCATGATGCGCGTCTCGCTGCTCGCGGTGCCCAAGCGGGGGCGGCTCTACGCGGCCAAGATGGCGATGACAGCGGCCGCGGCGGCAGCGGTGGCCGTACCGGTCACTGTCCTGAGTTACCTGCTTACCCAGTCCGCGCTCGGCCCGCACGGATCTTCGCTCACCGCCGACGGCGTGCCCGCCGCCCTGGCCGGCTCGTCCGCCTACCTGACGCTGATGTGCCTGTTCGCAGCAGGCATCGCAACTGCCGCCAGGAACGCCGTGGTCCCTTTGATCATCCTGGTCCCGATGCTCCTCGCCGGCACCCACATCCTGTCGATCATCGGCGCGACCAAGGAGATCGTCCGCTACTTCCCTGACAAGGCAGGCAGCGAACTCCTCACCGTCGGCTCGGGCGACACCGTCTTCGGACTCGTCGTCCTCGCCGCCTGGACCGTGGCGGCCCTGGGCGCCGGCTACCTCCGTCATCGCCGCTGGGACGGATGA
- a CDS encoding aborycin family tricyclic lasso peptide has protein sequence MNGIYEPPMLQEIGDFDELTKCLGVGSCTDFVGCGYAVVCFW, from the coding sequence ATGAACGGGATCTATGAGCCGCCCATGCTCCAGGAGATCGGCGACTTCGACGAGCTGACGAAGTGTCTGGGAGTGGGTAGCTGCACCGACTTCGTCGGCTGCGGCTACGCGGTCGTCTGCTTCTGGTGA
- a CDS encoding lasso peptide isopeptide bond-forming cyclase — protein sequence MTFVVLPDTAAAAAVSTRLAAANRIDHASGRPWIVGDWHPKDVTVVEAGSRKLAVIGSTPTGRVDADALGRVGSLHELDAIAARLPGSFHLLASIDGKTRIQGSVVGVRQVFTATVDDMTVAADGVESLLRLKPMPLDETLLAARLLVPGGAPWPLAPQPVIKGVEAVGTGHWLQLDNSGRSRTYRWWNLPEATLSLEQGAAAVREALQESLAVRTGQAKTLSADLSGGMDSTSLCFLADEAGADLITYHVRPLDFANEDTRWAKRAADHLPAADHHTLAADRTENLFDVGYTPDQPDAAPEGPSTWASGLAHIHDLAARASGAGSSLHLTGFGGDELFGRMPAGAWALARAHPISGLRLVNRYRLANRWSWRATVSALTDRSTFAENLVRVANSIDAPPPRLDEPDFGWVFAPRMPHWATPDAVSAVRRLLIEAAASTPVPLDLDRSRHQALASLVFEGATVRQVNTALAGTGIVWDAPFLDDRVIEAALATRVDQRLASGRFKPLLVEAIRGIVPDDILSRTDKGEFSAEAFRGLERNRARLLELSEDSQLARLGLIDPAAFRSAVLNPGPMSHHLQPIESTVACESWLRTHSRPNITETSTPR from the coding sequence ATGACTTTCGTAGTACTCCCGGACACTGCCGCGGCAGCCGCGGTGTCCACGCGGCTGGCAGCCGCCAACCGTATCGATCACGCGTCGGGTCGCCCGTGGATCGTGGGCGACTGGCACCCGAAGGACGTGACAGTCGTGGAGGCCGGTTCACGCAAACTGGCGGTCATCGGGTCGACACCTACAGGGCGGGTGGATGCCGACGCGCTCGGCCGCGTCGGATCTCTCCACGAGCTGGACGCGATCGCGGCCCGCCTTCCGGGTTCCTTCCATCTGCTGGCCTCCATCGATGGGAAAACGCGCATACAGGGCTCCGTCGTCGGAGTACGGCAGGTGTTCACCGCGACGGTGGATGACATGACCGTCGCGGCCGACGGCGTCGAATCCCTGCTCCGGCTCAAACCGATGCCCCTGGACGAAACCCTCCTGGCCGCACGGCTGCTGGTTCCCGGTGGTGCTCCCTGGCCTCTCGCTCCTCAGCCCGTGATCAAAGGTGTCGAGGCGGTGGGCACCGGGCATTGGCTGCAACTTGACAACAGCGGGCGCTCCCGCACTTATCGGTGGTGGAATCTGCCGGAAGCCACCCTCAGCCTGGAACAAGGCGCCGCGGCCGTACGCGAAGCGCTCCAGGAGTCCCTCGCCGTCCGAACAGGTCAGGCGAAGACTCTCAGTGCCGATCTGTCCGGCGGCATGGACTCGACCTCTCTCTGCTTCCTGGCCGACGAAGCGGGCGCGGACCTGATCACGTATCACGTGAGGCCACTGGACTTCGCCAACGAGGACACCCGGTGGGCCAAAAGGGCGGCCGACCACCTGCCTGCCGCCGATCACCACACGCTCGCGGCGGACCGGACGGAGAACCTCTTCGACGTCGGCTACACACCCGACCAGCCCGACGCCGCTCCGGAAGGACCGTCGACCTGGGCGTCCGGTCTGGCACACATCCATGATCTTGCCGCACGAGCCTCCGGTGCCGGCTCCTCCCTCCACCTGACCGGCTTCGGTGGTGACGAACTCTTCGGCCGGATGCCCGCCGGCGCATGGGCGCTGGCCCGGGCTCACCCCATCAGCGGTCTGCGTCTGGTCAACCGGTACCGGCTCGCCAACCGCTGGTCGTGGAGAGCCACGGTCAGCGCGCTGACCGATCGCTCCACCTTCGCGGAGAACCTCGTCCGCGTGGCGAACAGCATCGATGCCCCGCCCCCGCGGCTCGACGAACCCGACTTCGGCTGGGTATTCGCCCCTCGAATGCCCCACTGGGCCACGCCGGACGCGGTGTCAGCTGTACGCAGGCTCCTCATCGAGGCTGCCGCGAGCACACCCGTTCCTCTGGATCTGGACCGTTCCCGGCATCAGGCGCTCGCCTCACTGGTGTTCGAAGGGGCCACGGTCCGCCAGGTGAATACCGCTCTGGCCGGAACCGGCATCGTATGGGACGCACCGTTCCTCGACGACCGCGTCATCGAAGCCGCGCTGGCCACCCGTGTCGACCAGCGCCTCGCCAGCGGTCGCTTCAAACCGCTCCTGGTCGAAGCAATACGCGGGATCGTTCCGGATGACATCCTCTCCCGTACCGACAAGGGGGAGTTCAGCGCTGAGGCCTTCCGCGGCCTCGAGCGCAACCGGGCCCGGCTGCTCGAGCTCAGCGAGGACTCACAGCTCGCGCGACTCGGCCTCATCGACCCCGCCGCGTTCCGGTCGGCCGTGCTCAACCCCGGCCCCATGTCGCACCACCTGCAGCCGATCGAGAGCACCGTGGCGTGCGAGAGCTGGCTGCGGACCCACTCCCGGCCGAACATCACGGAGACGAGTACCCCCAGATGA